A part of Rhopalosiphum maidis isolate BTI-1 chromosome 3, ASM367621v3, whole genome shotgun sequence genomic DNA contains:
- the LOC113558071 gene encoding death-associated inhibitor of apoptosis 2-like, whose protein sequence is MTIYGKIKTVCGHSSTQVYRPEVSRYPDGPIRLWMLATINGRLKTFNNWPISFLRPLKLAEAGLFYLGSDDQVKCNKCKIEFIDWTLGKDPLQLLARLSPNCPFINEISIICLRPRKMAEAGFFYTGNKDCVQCSKCCKSFYPWKKGNVPVLEHRRHNPDCSYIQGYGEANNMSGLYDPSVSYLQSTERAKRIEGLQWSNCDFMTCFFCAEILSHWTDDDEPWTEHAKWSKTCSHLLLNKGKSFVDQVYDVENDVIKSNQLKLFKVITEQKNTYILETKMKIQTTKKHSNRLQITKTLSGKNQQHLSQMIDPNYVPDCILYKICYKEKIKVIFVPVVMRLPALNALFHSNLALYVYIHSQM, encoded by the exons atgacAATTTATGGCAAAATTAAAACCGTTTGCGGCCATAGCAGCACTCAAGTATACCGGCCGGAAGTTTCCCGGTATCCCGATGGACCGATCCGGCTCTGGATG TTGGCTACAATTAATGGtcgtttaaaaacgtttaataaCTGGCCTATCAGTTTTTTAAGACCTCTTAAATTGGCCGAAGCTGGTCTTTTTTACTTAGGCAGTGATGATCAAgtgaaatgtaataaatgcaaaatagaatttattgaTTGGACACTGGGTAAAGATCCGTTACAACTACTCGCGCGTCTCTCTCCAAATTGTccatttattaatgaaatt TCCATCATTTGTTTAAGACCTCGTAAAATGGCTGAAGCTGGTTTTTTCTACACGGGCAATAAGGATTGTGTACAATGTTCTAAATGCTGTAAATCTTTTTATCCATGGAAAAAAGGTAATGTTCCAGTACTTGAACATCGTCGACATAATCCAGATTGTTCATATATTCAAGGATACGGag AAGCGAATAACATGAGTGGTCTTTATGATCCTTCAGTTTCTTATCTCCAGTCTACTGAACGGGCAAAAAGAATTGAAGGTTT gcaATGGTCAAACTGTGATTTTATGACTTGTTTCTTTTGTGCTGAAATCTTATCGCATTGGACTGATGACGATGAACCGTGGACAGAACATGCCAAATGGTCGAAAACTTGTAGTcatcttttattaaataaaggcAAAAGCTTTGTGGACCAAGTATATGACGTGGAAAATGACGTCATAAAATCCAACCAActg AAGTTATTCAAGGTGATTACGGAACagaaaaatacgtacattctcgaaactaaaatgaaaatacagaCAACAAAAAA acatAGTAATAGGTTACAAATTACTAAAACTTTATCTGGTAAAAACCAACAGCATCTTTCTCAAATGATAGATCCTAATTATGTACCAGATTGTATACTTTACAAGATTTGCTATaaggaaaaaattaaagtgattTTTGTCCCTGTAGTCATGCGATTGCCTGCATTGAATGCGCTTTTTCATTCGAACCTTGCACTTTATGTATACATCCATTCTCAAATGTag
- the LOC113558070 gene encoding uncharacterized protein LOC113558070: MSTRKDLQPSNSKLNCEMDSSNSADKPVKFNFTKDGLFTFKRYETNEASEQHLISLRIGNILFEIKTPELANEIRKILSSALEKHVSKEEFQNLKRNSKITNNAVSIIPEADSASHDNTNQLPMVSENMAVSTNSEQKVNLMKKLSQSLSDSEEVKVANKCINCRNKCVLFGRKTYKNCRLCKSSNITLKKIDTFGTSTSSFNSIPIEKSDITIISSGEEDDQPPVITKMNPQVAEDQLLHLYSSINKSFKIKDCQTVYIANNFKTEPISDMLITEDGVLVTVKLCTPEKVNIDLKIENIIQFMFYTGENCAMIISYDNIALESILSAFKIKENDEFYDQHFKSANRNVMTSFFSIKKNEKIKFESLLSKLPEEKITVIAIDRVIKVLQLYNMDEKEIKKFEKEESHITYKLSKANKRRSLVFSTSFYNSLTMKFSNDNDNTSKKRYERVIQTTKNVDIFKKDFIFVPINEKFQWFLAVICFPYLSDVVTFRDDSPLNVSDNLIDEHPQKIVELKNEERSEADLNIEDFRMFILNTKDKQGIYYDSDVITLKKKRRALVKRPCILILDSSSAGFHRARVTATLREWLHEEYIAKHKGKKKDFSSKVMKGSLVKVPQQPNNIDCSLYMIHFLKMFFDKPIIDYTFPIFQLENWFFKDDVVKNCQKRKEVLDTIISRMNVYLPNNYELPAIKFDDF; encoded by the exons GCATTTAATATCACTTCGAATTGGAAATATTCTTTTCGAAATTAAAACACCTGAGTTGGCGAATGAAATTCGAAAGATCTTGAGTTCAGCTTTGGAAAAG CATGTATCTAAAGAAGAATTCCAAAATCTGAAacgtaattcaaaaat AACAAATAATGCTGTTTCAATTATTCCTGAAGCAGACTCAGCTAGTCACGATAATAC TAATCAACTCCCTATGGTATCAGAAAATATGGCAGTATCAACTAATTCTGAACAAAAGGTTAATCTAAtg AAAAAGTTGAGTCAATCACTTTCAGATTCTGAGGAAGTTAAAGTTGCAAACAAATGCATTAATTGCagaaataaatgtgtattatttggtcgcaaaacttataaaaattgtcgCTTATGTAAATCgtcaaatattacattaaaaaagatTGATACATTTG gtACCTCCACGAGTTCCTTCAATTCTATTCCGATAGAAAAATcagatataactattatatcatCTGGGGAAGAAGATGATCAACCACCTGTTATTACAAAAA tgaatcCTCAAGTTGCAGAAGATCAGTTATTGCATTTATACTCgtctattaataaaagttttaaaattaaggatTGTCAGACTGTATACATtgcaaataatttcaaaactgaACCTATCAGTGATATGTTAATTACTGAGGATGGAGTACTTGTGACTGTAAAATTGTGTA cacCGGAGAaagtaaatattgatttaaaaatagaaaatattatacaatttatgttcTACACCGGTGAAAATTGTGCAATGATCAtaagttatgataatatagcTCTTGAAAGTATATTAAGTGCTTTCAAAATCAAGGAAAATGACGAATTTTATGATCagcattttaaaa GTGCCAACAGAAATGTAATGacatcatttttttctataaaaaaaaacgaaaaaataaagttcGAGTCATTACTTTCTAAGTTACCTGAAGAAAAGATAACAGTTATTGCCATAGACCGTGTTATAAAAGTActtcaattatataacatgGATGAAAAGGAG atcaagaaatttgaaaaagaaGAATCACATATTAC ttataaattaagtaaggCGAATAAACGCCGTTCATTGGTCTTCAGCACAAGcttttataattctttaacAATGAAATTTTCTAATGATAACGATAATACATCAAAGAAAAGATATGAAAGAGTGATACaaacaactaaaaatgtagatatattcaaaaaagattttatttttgtacccaTTAatgaaaa attTCAATGGTTTTTGGCTGTTATATGTTTTCCTTACCTATCAGATGTAGTTACTTTTCGCGATGATTCACCACTCAACGTATCAGATAATcttattg atgaGCATCCACAGAAAatagttgaattaaaaaatgaagaacGTTCTGAAGCTGATCTTAATATTGAAGATTTTAGgatgtttattttgaatacaaaa GATAAACAAGGGATTTATTATGACTCAGATGTGataactttgaaaaaaaaaagacgtgCACTTGTTAAACG GCCTTGCATTTTAATACTTGATTCTTCATCTGCCGGTTTTCATCGTGCTAGAGTCACAGCCACGCTACGTGAATGGTTACACGAAGAATATATTGCTAAACACAAAGGCAAAAAAAAAGACTTTAGTTCTAAAGTCATGAAAGGATCTTTGGTTAAAGTACCTCAGCaacctaataatatagattgtaGTCTCTATATGAttcactttttaaaaatgttttttgat aaaccgATCATCGACTACACTTTCCCAATTTTTCAATTGGAAAATTGGTTCTTTAAGGATGACGTGGTTAAGAATTGCCAAAAACGGAAAGAAGTCCTGGATACTATCATATCTAGGATGAATGTATATTTGCCTAATAATTACGAATTGCCAGCTATCAAATTCGATGATTTTTAG